One window of the Klebsiella sp. WP3-W18-ESBL-02 genome contains the following:
- a CDS encoding NCS2 family permease: protein MSTPSARTGGSLDAWFKISARGSSVRQEIVAGLTTFLAMVYSVIVVPGMLGKAGFPPAAVFVATCLVAGVGSIVMGLWANLPLAIGCAISLTAFTAFSLVLGQHISVPVALGAVFLMGVLFTIISASGIRSWILRNLPQGIAHGTGIGIGLFLLLIAANGVGMVVKNPLDGLPVALGQFNSFPVVMTLVGLAMIIGLEKLKVPGGILLTIIGVSIVGLIFDPNVHFSGVFAMPSLSDDNGNSLIGSLDIMGALNPVVLPSVLALVMTAVFDATGTIRAVAGQANLLDKDGQIINGGKALTTDSLSSVFSAVVGAAPAAVYIESAAGTAAGGKTGLTAITVGVLFLLILFLSPLSYLVPGYATAPALMYVGLLMLSNVARIDFNDFVDAMSGLITAVMIVLTCNIVTGIMIGFATLVVGRVVSGEWRKLNIGTVLIAVALVVFYAGGWAI from the coding sequence ATGTCTACGCCTTCAGCGCGTACCGGCGGTTCATTAGACGCCTGGTTTAAAATTTCTGCTCGTGGTAGCTCCGTTCGTCAGGAGATTGTCGCCGGTCTGACGACCTTCCTGGCGATGGTTTACTCGGTGATCGTCGTGCCGGGTATGCTGGGCAAAGCGGGCTTTCCGCCCGCGGCCGTCTTTGTGGCGACCTGCCTGGTAGCCGGTGTCGGCTCTATCGTGATGGGGCTGTGGGCGAACCTGCCTTTAGCCATTGGCTGCGCCATTTCACTGACCGCCTTCACCGCCTTCAGCCTGGTGCTGGGCCAGCACATCAGCGTGCCGGTAGCCCTGGGCGCCGTGTTCCTGATGGGCGTGCTGTTTACCATTATCTCAGCTTCCGGTATTCGTAGCTGGATTTTGCGCAATCTGCCGCAGGGCATTGCGCACGGCACGGGCATCGGTATCGGCCTGTTCCTGCTGCTGATCGCTGCTAACGGCGTGGGCATGGTGGTGAAAAACCCACTGGACGGCCTGCCGGTGGCGCTGGGCCAGTTCAACAGCTTCCCGGTGGTGATGACGCTGGTGGGGCTGGCGATGATCATCGGGCTGGAAAAACTCAAGGTCCCGGGCGGCATTCTGCTGACCATTATCGGGGTGTCTATCGTCGGCCTGATTTTCGATCCGAACGTGCACTTCTCTGGCGTCTTCGCTATGCCGTCGCTGAGCGATGACAACGGCAACTCGCTGATCGGCAGCCTGGATATCATGGGCGCGCTGAACCCGGTCGTTCTGCCAAGCGTGCTGGCGCTGGTGATGACGGCGGTATTCGACGCTACCGGCACCATCCGCGCGGTAGCCGGGCAGGCAAACCTGCTGGATAAAGACGGTCAGATCATCAACGGCGGTAAAGCGCTGACTACCGACTCCCTGAGCAGCGTGTTCTCGGCGGTCGTGGGTGCCGCACCGGCGGCGGTGTATATCGAATCTGCTGCGGGTACCGCGGCAGGCGGTAAAACGGGCCTGACGGCCATTACCGTCGGCGTTCTGTTCCTGCTGATTCTGTTCCTGTCCCCGCTGTCCTACCTTGTTCCGGGCTATGCTACGGCACCGGCGCTGATGTACGTTGGCCTGCTGATGCTGAGCAACGTGGCGCGCATCGACTTCAACGACTTCGTTGACGCCATGTCCGGTCTGATCACCGCGGTGATGATTGTGCTGACCTGTAACATCGTTACCGGCATTATGATCGGCTTCGCGACGCTGGTCGTAGGCCGCGTGGTATCCGGCGAATGGCGTAAACTGAATATCGGTACCGTGCTTATCGCCGTCGCGCTGGTGGTTTTCTACGCAGGCGGCTGGGCTATCTAA
- the soxR gene encoding redox-sensitive transcriptional activator SoxR, with translation MEKKSTRIKSLLTPGEVAKRTGVAVSALHFYESKGLIHSTRNSGNQRRYKRDVLRYVAIIKIAQRLGIPLATIGDSFSVLPENHTLGPRDWKHLTTQWREELDKRIHAMEALRDQLDGCIGCGCMSLRDCPLRNPGDKLGQEGTGARLLEDE, from the coding sequence ATGGAAAAAAAATCGACCCGCATAAAATCTCTGCTAACGCCCGGTGAGGTAGCGAAACGAACTGGTGTTGCGGTCTCTGCACTGCATTTTTATGAGAGTAAAGGGCTGATTCATAGCACGCGCAACAGCGGCAACCAGCGCCGTTATAAGCGCGATGTGCTGCGCTATGTGGCGATCATTAAAATCGCGCAACGCCTCGGTATTCCGCTGGCGACCATCGGCGATTCCTTTAGCGTGCTGCCGGAAAACCACACGTTAGGGCCGCGTGACTGGAAGCACCTCACCACCCAATGGCGGGAAGAGCTGGATAAGCGTATTCATGCCATGGAGGCCCTGCGCGACCAGCTCGATGGCTGCATTGGCTGCGGCTGTATGTCGTTGCGCGATTGTCCACTGCGTAACCCGGGCGATAAACTCGGTCAGGAAGGTACCGGCGCACGTTTGCTGGAAGACGAATAA
- the soxS gene encoding superoxide response transcriptional regulator SoxS yields MSHRDIIHTLIEWIDEHIDQPLNIDIVARKSGYSKWYLQRMFRTVMHQTLGEYIRQRRLLLAAEALRTTQRPIFDIAMDLGYVSQQTFSRVFRREFDRTPTDYRHHISA; encoded by the coding sequence ATGTCACATCGGGATATTATTCATACGCTCATTGAATGGATAGATGAACATATCGATCAACCGCTTAATATCGACATCGTGGCCAGAAAATCCGGCTATTCGAAGTGGTATCTGCAACGGATGTTCCGCACCGTGATGCATCAGACGCTAGGGGAGTATATTCGCCAGCGACGCCTGCTGCTGGCGGCAGAAGCGCTGCGCACCACCCAGCGCCCCATCTTCGATATTGCCATGGATCTGGGCTATGTCTCACAGCAGACGTTCTCTCGGGTATTCCGCCGTGAGTTCGACCGCACGCCGACGGATTATCGCCACCATATCTCCGCATAG